A DNA window from Bacteroides cellulosilyticus contains the following coding sequences:
- a CDS encoding hybrid sensor histidine kinase/response regulator transcription factor, with protein sequence MKKRIIALISFLCYIICWAQAADEHYYFKNLSIQDGLSQTTVNAIIQDKMGFMWFGTKGGLSRYDGMSFRNFKRDMTDNHSLGNNFVTCLYQDNKGNIWVGTDAGVYIYYSDQEIFIPFDRLSGENTKIERTVSAISGDKQGRVWIAVETQGLFCYEPQKGQLHNYTLNEFSANVQSVAFDNSGTIWVGFYGNGLFYSKDNLKTLHPYLSPKDSDEVFKDDVIMKIVPGAYNCIYISSIRKGVQELNLTSGNLRNLLLMDETGEMVYSRDLLVNSDNELWIGAESGVYIYNLRTDKYVHLHSSKDDPYSLSDNAVYSLCEDRESGIWVGSYFGGVDYYPKSYTYFEKYYPKDGDNNLQGKRVREFCQDNKGILWIGTEDGGLNRFDPSTKTFSFFAPSSGFTNIHGLCMVGDKLWVGTFSKGLKIVDTNTGNILKTYQKNDSPRSLIDNSIFAICRTTTGDIYLGTMFGLLKYNGQTDDFERITELAGRFVYDIKEDSGGNLWLATYANGAYCYNVNEKRWKNYVHNEGNQESLPYDKVLSIFEDSHRQIWLTTQGGGFCLFHPETETFTSYNSSNGLPNDVVYQIVEDAEGLFWLTTNSGLVRFNPVTKQVKGYTTANGLLGDQFNYRSSYKDEAGNIYLGSIDGFIVFNPKTFTENKNLPPVVITDFMLFNKEVRADEESTPLDKSITFSDSIALQANQNSFSFRIAALGYQVPKMNKLMYRLDGFDKDWITVGESPIVTYSNLWHGDYQFRVKASNSDGIWGPEEQLLYIHIRPPFYLSIWAYCIYLLLFIVCFVYTFWYFKQRSSRQHRRQLEKFEQEKEREIYNAKIDFFTNVAHEIRTPLTLIKGPLENIILKKHLDPETHEDLNIMQHNTERLLNLTNQLLDFRKVESQGYSLNFTKCDITNVLRETYMRFSSLSRQKGLDFTLELPDENFCAHVNREAFTKIISNLLNNGMKYADSYMHIKLEVDQEKQAFYVVTKNDGVIIPDEMKEEIFQPFVRFSQKEEGKVTTGAGIGLALSRSLAELHRGTLVMVQGEEANIFRLTLPIIQDMVIALDSDVENKDAELQAETSGESYPDDKLEGKHSKESKHMVLVVEDNPEMLAFIERQLSSQYAVITATNGKEALEALDSNFVNLVVSDVVMPLMDGFELCKTIKSNVGYSHIPIILLTAKTNIQSKIEGMELGADSYIEKPFSPEYLLAVVSNLINNREKLRRDFAKSPFVAVNTMALTKADEEFIKKLNEIILSNLSNQEFSMDDMAESLNMSRSSFYRKMKGVLDLSPNEYLRIERLKRAAQLLKEGESRINEICYMVGFNSSSYFSKCFLKQFGVLPKDFAG encoded by the coding sequence ATGAAGAAAAGAATAATAGCCCTTATTAGTTTTCTTTGCTATATCATTTGCTGGGCACAAGCAGCAGATGAACATTACTATTTCAAAAACCTCAGTATTCAGGATGGGTTATCCCAGACTACAGTCAATGCAATTATACAGGACAAGATGGGATTTATGTGGTTTGGTACCAAGGGTGGTCTGAGCCGATACGATGGGATGTCATTCCGGAACTTTAAGCGTGATATGACTGATAATCATAGTTTGGGAAACAATTTCGTGACTTGTCTTTATCAGGACAATAAAGGGAATATCTGGGTTGGTACAGATGCCGGGGTGTATATTTATTATTCTGACCAGGAGATTTTTATTCCATTTGACCGTCTGAGTGGGGAAAATACAAAGATAGAACGGACTGTTTCCGCTATTTCGGGAGATAAACAGGGCCGGGTATGGATAGCGGTCGAAACACAGGGACTCTTCTGTTATGAGCCGCAAAAAGGCCAACTTCATAATTATACATTGAATGAGTTCTCAGCCAATGTACAGAGCGTTGCTTTTGATAATAGTGGAACAATCTGGGTAGGATTTTATGGCAATGGGCTGTTCTATTCCAAGGATAATTTAAAAACGCTTCACCCTTATCTTTCCCCGAAGGATAGTGATGAGGTTTTTAAGGATGATGTTATCATGAAGATAGTTCCGGGAGCGTATAATTGCATCTATATAAGTTCCATAAGAAAGGGAGTGCAGGAGTTGAATCTGACTTCCGGTAACCTGAGAAATTTGCTGTTGATGGATGAAACCGGTGAAATGGTATATAGCCGTGACCTGTTGGTAAATTCGGATAATGAACTGTGGATAGGGGCTGAATCGGGAGTTTATATCTACAATCTTCGTACGGACAAGTATGTGCATCTGCATAGTTCTAAGGATGATCCTTATTCGTTGTCCGATAATGCCGTTTATTCGTTGTGCGAGGATCGTGAAAGTGGTATCTGGGTAGGTTCATATTTTGGAGGAGTAGATTATTATCCGAAATCCTATACTTATTTTGAGAAGTATTATCCGAAAGATGGGGACAATAATTTGCAAGGTAAGCGGGTCCGTGAGTTTTGTCAGGATAATAAGGGCATATTATGGATTGGTACCGAAGATGGTGGCTTGAACCGTTTTGATCCGAGTACCAAGACCTTCTCATTCTTTGCACCTAGTTCTGGATTTACGAATATTCATGGGCTCTGTATGGTGGGTGATAAGTTGTGGGTTGGAACTTTCTCTAAAGGTTTGAAAATTGTAGATACTAATACCGGTAATATCCTGAAAACCTACCAGAAAAATGATTCTCCGCGTTCATTAATTGATAACAGCATCTTTGCTATTTGCAGAACAACGACTGGTGATATTTATTTGGGAACGATGTTCGGTCTGTTAAAATACAATGGGCAAACGGATGACTTTGAAAGGATTACAGAACTGGCAGGCAGGTTTGTATATGATATAAAGGAGGATTCGGGCGGTAACCTGTGGCTGGCAACCTATGCGAATGGCGCTTATTGCTATAATGTGAATGAAAAGAGATGGAAAAACTATGTGCACAATGAGGGTAATCAAGAGAGCCTTCCTTATGATAAGGTTTTGAGTATTTTTGAAGATTCCCATCGTCAGATCTGGCTGACTACGCAGGGAGGTGGTTTCTGTCTGTTTCATCCTGAAACGGAGACTTTTACCAGCTATAATTCATCCAACGGATTGCCTAATGATGTCGTTTACCAGATCGTAGAAGATGCGGAGGGTTTGTTCTGGTTGACTACGAATAGTGGGTTGGTACGTTTTAACCCTGTAACTAAACAGGTGAAGGGATATACTACGGCCAATGGATTGCTTGGCGATCAATTTAACTATCGTTCCAGCTATAAGGATGAAGCCGGTAACATTTATCTGGGTAGTATTGATGGATTTATTGTATTTAATCCTAAGACATTTACAGAGAATAAGAACCTGCCGCCGGTGGTGATTACCGATTTTATGCTGTTTAATAAAGAAGTTCGTGCCGATGAAGAGAGTACTCCTCTTGATAAGAGCATTACTTTCTCGGACAGCATTGCCCTTCAGGCTAATCAGAACTCATTTTCCTTCCGTATTGCAGCCCTGGGTTATCAGGTGCCGAAAATGAATAAATTGATGTACAGATTGGATGGCTTTGATAAGGACTGGATAACTGTGGGGGAAAGCCCTATTGTGACTTATTCCAATCTGTGGCATGGTGATTATCAGTTTCGTGTGAAAGCATCCAATAGTGATGGTATTTGGGGACCTGAAGAACAGTTGTTATATATCCATATCCGTCCTCCTTTTTATCTGTCCATCTGGGCTTATTGCATTTATTTATTGTTGTTTATTGTTTGCTTTGTATATACTTTCTGGTATTTCAAGCAACGTAGCAGCAGGCAGCACCGTCGTCAGCTTGAGAAGTTCGAACAGGAAAAAGAACGTGAGATTTATAATGCCAAGATAGATTTCTTTACGAATGTAGCACATGAAATCCGCACTCCGCTGACATTGATAAAAGGACCTTTGGAGAATATCATTCTGAAAAAGCATTTGGATCCGGAAACTCATGAGGATCTGAATATCATGCAGCATAATACGGAAAGGTTGCTGAACCTGACGAACCAACTTCTGGATTTCAGAAAGGTAGAGAGTCAGGGATACAGTCTGAACTTTACCAAATGTGATATTACTAATGTTTTGAGAGAGACTTATATGCGATTTAGTTCTCTTTCGCGCCAGAAAGGTCTCGACTTTACATTGGAGTTGCCGGATGAAAACTTCTGTGCGCATGTCAACCGTGAAGCTTTTACGAAGATTATAAGTAATCTTTTAAATAATGGAATGAAGTATGCTGATAGTTATATGCATATAAAGCTGGAGGTAGATCAGGAAAAGCAGGCTTTCTATGTGGTGACTAAGAACGACGGAGTAATCATTCCTGATGAGATGAAAGAGGAGATCTTTCAGCCTTTTGTCCGTTTTAGCCAGAAGGAAGAGGGAAAGGTTACTACAGGCGCGGGTATCGGTTTGGCTCTTTCCCGTTCGTTGGCAGAGCTCCATCGCGGTACTTTGGTCATGGTTCAAGGAGAAGAAGCGAACATTTTCCGCTTGACACTTCCTATCATTCAGGATATGGTCATAGCTTTGGATTCTGATGTAGAGAATAAAGATGCAGAGTTGCAAGCGGAAACATCCGGTGAATCCTATCCGGATGATAAATTGGAAGGGAAACATTCGAAAGAAAGCAAACATATGGTTTTGGTTGTAGAAGACAATCCGGAAATGCTCGCTTTCATCGAACGTCAGTTATCGTCTCAGTATGCTGTAATCACCGCTACCAATGGTAAAGAGGCTTTGGAAGCTTTGGATAGTAATTTCGTAAATCTGGTGGTGAGTGATGTCGTTATGCCGTTGATGGATGGTTTTGAACTTTGCAAGACTATAAAATCGAATGTAGGTTATAGCCATATTCCTATTATACTTTTAACTGCAAAGACAAATATCCAGTCTAAGATTGAGGGAATGGAACTGGGAGCGGACTCTTATATTGAAAAGCCTTTTTCACCGGAATATCTCCTGGCTGTGGTTTCCAATCTGATAAATAACCGGGAGAAGCTTCGCAGGGATTTTGCTAAATCTCCTTTTGTTGCGGTCAATACAATGGCATTGACTAAGGCTGATGAAGAATTTATCAAGAAGCTGAACGAAATAATTCTTTCTAACCTGTCAAACCAGGAGTTCAGTATGGATGATATGGCAGAGAGCCTGAATATGAGTCGTTCCAGTTTCTATCGTAAGATGAAGGGAGTATTAGACTTGAGTCCTAATGAGTATTTACGCATAGAACGTTTGAAGCGTGCCGCCCAATTATTGAAAGAAGGTGAGAGCCGTATCAATGAAATCTGTTATATGGTCGGGTTCAATTCTTCTTCTTATTTCTCTAAATGCTTCCTGAAGCAATTTGGGGTGCTTCCGAAGGATTTTGCCGGCTAA
- a CDS encoding glycoside hydrolase family 43 protein gives MKKNLFLVCLFMFGTLASCQCSSKKSADNAVVNATETPVPLGDPFILLHDGVYYAYGTHSNKGIEFYTSDDLLTWKYGGLALNKEDSWADRWFWAPEIYFVNGKFYMYYSADEHICVAVADSPTGPFVQDKKEPMIADEKCIDNSLFIDDNGTPYLSFVRFNDGNNIWIAELEKDLVTIKKETMHPCLHVTQEWEKVWPRVNEGSYILKHNGIYYMSYSANSYESPFYGVGCATATDLMGTWTKYDENPLLQKPGKLVGVGHSAMFTDKAGKLRIVYHAHKDKDNIHPRAMYIGEVSFENVDGVDRMRISEEYITPKLVE, from the coding sequence ATGAAAAAGAATTTATTTCTTGTCTGTTTGTTTATGTTTGGAACATTGGCATCTTGTCAATGTTCCTCTAAAAAGAGTGCTGACAATGCTGTTGTCAATGCCACTGAAACGCCTGTGCCTTTGGGCGATCCGTTCATTTTGCTGCACGATGGAGTATACTATGCCTATGGTACGCATTCGAATAAAGGAATTGAATTTTACACCTCCGATGACTTGCTGACCTGGAAGTATGGAGGGTTGGCATTGAATAAGGAAGATTCCTGGGCGGACCGTTGGTTTTGGGCTCCTGAGATTTATTTTGTAAATGGGAAATTCTATATGTATTATTCGGCAGATGAACATATCTGTGTAGCGGTTGCGGACTCTCCCACGGGACCGTTTGTTCAGGATAAGAAGGAGCCGATGATTGCTGATGAGAAGTGTATTGACAATTCTCTGTTTATAGATGATAACGGTACGCCCTATTTATCTTTTGTACGTTTCAATGACGGTAACAACATTTGGATAGCAGAGTTGGAAAAGGATTTGGTTACTATCAAGAAAGAGACAATGCATCCTTGCCTCCATGTAACTCAGGAATGGGAGAAAGTCTGGCCTCGCGTGAATGAAGGTTCCTATATTCTTAAGCATAATGGGATTTATTATATGTCTTATTCGGCTAACAGTTATGAAAGTCCATTTTATGGTGTAGGCTGTGCTACGGCTACCGATCTGATGGGTACATGGACGAAGTATGATGAAAACCCTTTATTGCAAAAGCCCGGTAAGCTGGTTGGAGTGGGGCATAGTGCTATGTTTACGGATAAAGCCGGCAAGCTTCGCATAGTCTATCATGCTCATAAAGATAAGGATAACATTCATCCGCGTGCCATGTACATCGGAGAAGTTTCGTTTGAAAATGTCGATGGAGTGGACCGCATGAGAATTAGTGAAGAGTATATAACCCCTAAACTTGTGGAATGA
- a CDS encoding sulfatase, which yields MNFRKHLFSGIVLQGIGLSLFAQTDKPNIVVIMTDQQRADLCGREGFPMDITPFVDELAHQNAWFDKAYTVMPASTPARCSMFTGRFPTATHVRTNHNVRDINYAKDLVTVLKENHYKTALVGKNHAYLNSKDMDFWSEYSHWGKNKPVTEGERAISKFFKEAVGQYLEPSPIPLKDQQPTRIVDEAIEWIDSQKDNPFFVWVSFPEPHNPYQVCEPYYSMFAPDKIPAVKTSRKDVLKKGEKYQILAELEDASCPDLERDLPRLRGNYMGMIRLIDDQIKRLVEDLKEKGLFEKTIIVVLSDHGDYCGEYGLIRKGVGLSESLTRIPMVWAGYQIKKQPKALDAHVSLADLFPTFCTAIGDSIPVGVQGRSLWPMLTGKEYPKEEFSSVVVQLGFGGEDVPLDDNLTFEQEGALGPNKVAHFDELNTWTQSGTSRMVRMGDWKLIMNSYGKGELYNLKKDPYEINNLFGNPKLIDKQSELLTKLLAWELRLQDPLPLPRHRYHFKRNPYNYHFTD from the coding sequence ATGAATTTTAGAAAGCATCTTTTTTCGGGAATCGTTCTCCAGGGAATAGGTTTGTCTTTGTTTGCACAGACAGATAAACCTAATATCGTAGTGATAATGACAGACCAGCAACGTGCCGATTTGTGTGGACGCGAAGGTTTTCCTATGGATATTACTCCATTTGTCGATGAATTGGCACATCAGAACGCTTGGTTCGATAAAGCGTATACGGTTATGCCGGCCAGTACTCCTGCACGTTGTTCCATGTTTACCGGCCGTTTTCCAACTGCAACTCATGTACGTACCAATCACAATGTGCGTGACATTAATTATGCGAAAGACTTGGTAACTGTTCTGAAGGAGAATCATTATAAAACAGCTTTAGTAGGTAAGAATCATGCTTATCTGAACTCAAAGGATATGGATTTCTGGTCTGAATATTCCCACTGGGGGAAGAATAAGCCGGTGACGGAGGGAGAGCGTGCTATTTCCAAATTCTTTAAAGAGGCAGTCGGGCAGTATCTGGAACCTTCGCCTATACCTTTGAAAGATCAGCAACCTACGAGAATTGTGGATGAGGCCATAGAATGGATAGACAGCCAGAAGGACAATCCGTTCTTTGTATGGGTATCATTCCCTGAACCGCATAATCCGTATCAGGTCTGTGAACCTTATTACTCAATGTTTGCACCGGATAAGATTCCGGCTGTGAAGACTTCACGTAAGGATGTATTAAAGAAGGGAGAAAAGTATCAGATTCTGGCGGAGCTGGAAGACGCTTCTTGTCCTGATCTTGAAAGAGACCTGCCTCGGTTGCGTGGGAATTATATGGGAATGATTCGTCTCATTGATGATCAGATCAAACGTTTGGTTGAGGATCTGAAGGAAAAGGGGTTATTTGAGAAAACGATCATCGTTGTCCTGTCCGATCATGGAGATTATTGCGGTGAATACGGACTAATTCGTAAGGGGGTAGGCTTGTCTGAGTCTCTAACCAGAATACCGATGGTTTGGGCAGGCTATCAGATAAAGAAGCAACCTAAGGCTCTGGATGCGCATGTTTCGTTGGCCGATCTTTTTCCTACTTTCTGTACTGCGATAGGTGATTCAATACCGGTAGGTGTTCAGGGACGGAGTTTATGGCCTATGTTGACGGGTAAAGAATATCCGAAAGAAGAGTTCTCAAGCGTTGTTGTACAGTTAGGTTTTGGCGGAGAGGATGTTCCTTTGGACGATAACTTGACTTTCGAGCAGGAAGGTGCACTGGGCCCCAATAAAGTGGCTCATTTTGACGAACTGAATACATGGACTCAAAGTGGAACTTCCCGAATGGTACGTATGGGTGACTGGAAACTGATTATGAATAGTTATGGAAAAGGGGAACTGTACAATTTGAAGAAAGATCCGTATGAAATTAATAATTTATTTGGAAATCCCAAGTTGATAGATAAGCAGAGCGAGTTGCTGACAAAATTGTTGGCCTGGGAATTGCGTTTGCAGGACCCGTTGCCATTGCCAAGACACCGTTATCATTTTAAGCGGAACCCCTATAACTATCATTTTACTGACTAA
- a CDS encoding RagB/SusD family nutrient uptake outer membrane protein has translation MNKININRGRSLMKTMAAVVLVGMSTAGCVDMDLSPNGKPAEGNVWSTPTLAEQTIAGVYNQLYVDYSDVANGWFDIWSSTMDYGIGIAPTFNFLFATNSPSSVKGSSAPWQRFYKGIIKANDVIGNLPTVEGFDENKRSRYISECMFLRCWWYYRLNILYNGVPYYKDPIKDIDEAKLARSTQDEVWGYIVDDLTSCINNPNLPDKYSSDDANYGHITKGAAYALRGKVYLWMKEWKKAADDFQAVKDCGYTLYKGAGEESYKKLFKVENERCDEMIFSLQCLDHPDYTQKKNRGFGNRCLPPDPSGNGLGWNNYIINPQFAESYENRDGSKFNWDDIIPGYNDMGIDKRMVYFLRNNITETERKNAVAAGADMSQYDASGNEERIKKAYENRDPRMAMSVITPYASFLGGVEGTPKEYVMRYPFRSYTTYGDLKTDTSLKFYYLNRKFVGEGLELPNIYSELDLPFIRYADVLLNWAEALNELNDLPGAISKVNEVRERAGAQLLGTNEFTQVTGKTDMHQRIMNERHWELIGEDVIYFDEIRWRTWKDLKFYKDKEGKMNGMTQIWGTRTNNYAWGGDHYWSLPIPAREMQMNPNMVQNPGWD, from the coding sequence ATGAACAAGATTAATATAAACAGAGGAAGAAGTCTGATGAAAACAATGGCCGCAGTGGTCCTTGTGGGAATGTCAACCGCAGGTTGCGTAGATATGGATTTGTCACCCAATGGAAAGCCGGCGGAAGGGAATGTATGGTCGACTCCTACCTTGGCGGAACAGACGATAGCGGGTGTGTATAATCAACTGTATGTGGATTATAGCGATGTTGCCAACGGATGGTTTGATATATGGTCCAGTACTATGGACTACGGTATAGGTATAGCTCCTACTTTTAATTTCTTATTCGCGACAAATTCTCCGAGCTCTGTTAAGGGAAGTTCTGCTCCCTGGCAGAGATTCTACAAGGGAATTATCAAGGCAAATGATGTGATTGGCAATCTGCCTACGGTCGAGGGATTTGATGAGAATAAAAGAAGCCGCTATATTTCAGAATGTATGTTTCTGCGTTGCTGGTGGTATTACAGGCTGAATATCTTGTATAATGGAGTTCCTTACTATAAGGATCCGATTAAGGATATTGATGAGGCAAAACTGGCACGTTCCACTCAGGATGAAGTCTGGGGGTATATAGTGGATGATCTGACTTCCTGTATCAATAATCCGAATCTGCCGGATAAATACAGTTCGGATGATGCCAATTATGGGCATATTACGAAAGGTGCAGCCTATGCTTTAAGAGGTAAGGTGTATCTGTGGATGAAAGAGTGGAAGAAAGCAGCTGATGATTTTCAGGCAGTAAAGGATTGTGGATACACGCTCTATAAAGGTGCGGGTGAGGAGTCGTACAAGAAGCTGTTTAAGGTGGAAAATGAGCGTTGCGATGAAATGATATTCTCTTTGCAGTGTCTGGACCATCCGGATTATACGCAGAAAAAGAACAGAGGTTTCGGTAACAGATGCTTGCCGCCTGACCCTTCAGGCAATGGATTGGGATGGAATAATTATATTATAAACCCGCAGTTTGCCGAGTCTTACGAAAATAGAGACGGTAGTAAGTTCAATTGGGATGACATTATCCCCGGATATAATGATATGGGCATTGATAAGCGTATGGTGTATTTCCTGCGGAATAACATCACGGAAACTGAAAGAAAGAACGCAGTAGCTGCGGGAGCTGATATGTCCCAATATGATGCTTCCGGTAACGAGGAGAGGATTAAAAAAGCTTATGAAAACCGTGATCCGAGAATGGCAATGTCTGTTATAACTCCCTATGCTTCTTTTCTTGGTGGGGTTGAAGGAACTCCTAAAGAGTATGTGATGCGTTATCCTTTCCGTTCTTATACCACATACGGAGATTTGAAAACAGATACAAGTTTGAAGTTCTATTACTTAAATCGTAAGTTTGTAGGTGAAGGATTAGAGTTACCGAACATATATTCTGAATTGGATTTGCCGTTTATCCGTTATGCGGATGTTCTGTTGAATTGGGCGGAGGCATTGAATGAATTGAATGATCTTCCGGGAGCTATAAGCAAAGTGAATGAAGTGCGCGAAAGGGCAGGAGCCCAGTTACTGGGAACCAATGAATTTACTCAGGTTACAGGAAAAACAGATATGCACCAGCGTATCATGAACGAACGCCATTGGGAATTAATAGGTGAAGACGTGATTTATTTCGATGAGATTCGTTGGAGGACCTGGAAAGATCTGAAGTTCTATAAGGATAAGGAAGGCAAAATGAACGGTATGACCCAGATATGGGGAACCAGAACTAATAATTATGCCTGGGGAGGAGATCATTACTGGAGTCTTCCGATACCGGCGAGAGAAATGCAAATGAATCCTAATATGGTGCAGAATCCGGGTTGGGATTGA